The DNA segment TTCTGCCTGATGTGGCTGGATATGGATAGGTAACAGGATGAGAATTAtccacattaattaattaaaagaaTCTGAATGGCTACTGTAACTTTATTTCTCTGCTCTCTGCTGGGAAGTGTTTCTCTTGTGTATGGACAAACTTCGAACTTGAGTGAGTTGATATGCAGTGCAACTAGATCTAATGTATAAATACTGTGAACTAGTTTATAGCTCTAAATCTAAATCTTGTGCTATACTGTAGATTTAGTAGATCAACTAGTATATAGATTTGGTATCAGAGCATCAATTAATGGCATACAGTTCGACTGGCATCACCCACTGAGCCCTCTGGCACTGACCACACTGGAGAGATCATCTCGTTCTCTGATGTTGGATCAGGAGTTGGTACTAATCCACGAGCCTGGTATTGCTACACTGACCCTGCTGGTGTAGTGTGGCAGGGTCCTGGTGGGAGTACATTGCCCATAGTTCTGGGCAGGGCTGCAGTTGATGATGAACTGTTCATCAGTGGTATTAATATTCCTGGAGCCGTTGTTCTGCATCGTGGTCCCATGCATttcagtcctgatggagaaTATTGCTGTGTGAGGAGTGCTCAAGACCCTGCACAGAGGAGATGTGTCACCTTCAGTGAGTGCTGACTATATTGTCTATGTCCAATAttaacccccaccccccacagctccctgccccacactgaGTCCACTGTCTAATGGAAGGATCTCATACAATGCAACCACCAacatggccacctacacctgtgataCTGGGTACACCATCAGTGGAGCTACTCCGATAACTTGTATGAGTGATGGTACTAGTGCTGGTACCTGGTCTCCATCACCACCTGCAGTTACTTGTACAAGTAAGACCTTATATATATTTAGTGTGTGTTTATTTTCCCCAACGCAGTCGTCACCTGCCCTGTCCTAACTTCCCCTACCAATGGAGCCTTGTCCACTACTAGTCGGGACTACCTCACTGTTGTTACATACAGCTGTGATACTGGCTACGTCCTCACTGGTAATAGTGGTAGTGCTAGAACATGTCAAGCTACTGGTCAGTGGTCAGGAGTGGCACCAACATTTACTTGTCCACGTGAGTTAGCAATGGAGGGTTGGAAGTAATGGTGATCCTGAAGCATCTCcccacagctgttgactgtggttccCTAGCCACCCTCTTCAATGGAGtagtggacacatcctctggaaccaccttcatgatgactgctacctacacctgtaacactggatacaacatTGTTGGCAGTGAGAGCAGAACTTGTGGAGCAAGTGGAACAAGTGGAGCAACTACACCAAGTGATGGAGTTTGGAGTCCAGCTGCACCAGTTTTTTGTGAAAGTATGTTATCCCAATGTCTGTGTCCTTGCATGATTTCCTACAGTCTTATTACTGAACGCTTTGTGAGTGAGAACTTAATTGATCTGTTACAGTTGTCAACTGTGGTTCCCTGGACGACCCgtccaatggagcagtggacacatcctctggaaccgcTTTCCTCCAAagagctacctacacctgtaaccctgGATACACTCTGACTGGCGGAGATATGACCAGAACATGTCAAGTTAATGGAATGTGGAGCTCTAGCGAACCTGCCTGTGAATGTGAGTGTGACCTACACAGCTTCAATACTACTCATTGCTCCCCTGCAGTCATTGTCCTGTCCATTGGAGGCACTGTCTACAACACTAACAACACAGCTCTGTCCTTCTCCCTCATTGGAGAGGGCTCCTCTGCCctcacctgtcacactgaGCTATCCACCTGCTGCAGGGAACAAGACAACCCCAATGGAGGGACTCTCGGAGGTTGGAGAGGACCAGATGGGGTCAGTTTACCTTCAGAGGCTGACTTTGGAGCAACAGCTGAGGGAGGATTCTACGTCACCAGAGGTGTCAGCACTATCAGCCTGAATCGACGAGGCACTGTTACTTTTGCAGGAGGTCTCTATTGCTGCACTATTCCCAGAGCTAGTGGTGCCAATCAAACATTCTGTGTGGACGTGCAGGGTGAGTTGATATTGTTATGTTTAGTTTGACTGTTTACTTTGACTGTGCAAACGTTGATTACTACTATGTGAGAGTGTTTTAAATTCCTTTCAGTTCCTATATCAGCAACTGAGCCAGCAAGTACATACACTGATGGACCTACAGTTGCACTGGGAGTGTTGCTAGCTTTCTCTTTTGTTGGGAATATTGTGTTCATAGCTTTACTGATAGTTGGAAGAAAACGTACACAAACAAGGTGAGCGTGTAGGAAGTATATGATTATATTGCATTGACAATACCTCTACAGAAGTGAGCTCAGTGATCATGAGACCTACAGGAAAGAACAACAACAGCCAGTTTACGAAGCACCAGACCAGGTGGCCTTTTATGAAGATGTGAGCAAGCTGAGTGTGAGTGGCCCCCCCACAGCTATTGAGCTGAGTGAGTGTCCAGCGTACGCATCCACTGAGTCAGGGGGTGGGCAGAGGAGAGAGGAACATTGTGTCTATGACAATTAACACTTGTTATTATATCTTTGTATTACTAGTAAGTATGTATATGTGCCCTTTCGTTTTTTTTGCACAAAGACTGATATTAAAGTTTGTTTACATGTCTTTTGTATTGCTCAGACACTACTTGTTGAAAATTTGTATTTAATCATCATTATCCGCATTCACAATGATTGAGTGGGCGTAGctcctgcatgtgtatataatataatcaTGCATAGCTTCTAGTGAAGTGAACAAAGAGATGGCTACTGTAACTCTATTTCTCTGCTGTCTGCTGGGAAGTGTTTCTCTTGTGTATGGACAAACTTTGGCTTTGGGTGAGTTGAAGATCTAATGCAGTGCAGTGACTTACCTTCCATGCACTAGCTagtctatatagctattgttGTTTGCTCAATATTGATGCACTGCATGATGGTATATAGTAGTATAGGTTCTGTatactagcataattataggatataattatatataacatCAGGTGTTATTATATATGTGAGCTGTTGTGCAGCTAATaattagttataattatgtaagcatGTTTGACATGTCCAGTTCGATTGGCATCACCCAATGAGTCCCCTGACACTGATCACACTGGAGAGATCATCTCATTCTCTGATGTTGGATCAGGAGTTGGTACTGACCCACGAGCCTGGTATTGCTACACCAGAGTCGATGCCACTGGTGGTGTAGTGTGGCTGTTCCCTAATGGAGTTCATTGCCTATAGTTACTGGCAGGAATGCAGTTAAGGAAGAACTGTTCATCAGTGGTGTTCCTGATGCCGTTGTCCTGCATCGTGGTCCCACACACttcagtcctgatggagaacactgctgtgCGAGGGTTGCTATAGATGGTGTCACTGTGCCGGTTATGGAGGTTGTAAGGAGATGTGTCACCTTCAGTGAGtgctgactataattattgtccatgtccaatactaacccccacccccacagctccctgccccacactgaGTCCCCTGTCTGATGGAATGATCTCATACAACCCAGCCAACAgcatggccacctacacctgtgacactgggtacacCATCAGTGGAGCTACTCCGATAACTTGTATGAGTGATGGCACTAGTGCTGGTACCTGGTCTCCAACACCTCCCACTTGTACAAGTAAGacctaattatagtgtgtgttTATTTTTCCTAACACAGTCGTCACCTGCCCTGTCCTAACCTCCCCTACCAATGGAGCCTTGTCCACCACTAGTCGGGACTACCTCACTATTGCTGCATACAGCTGTGATACTGGCTATATCCTCACTGGTAATAGTGGTAGTACTGCTAGACAATGTTTTGTTACTGGTCAGTGGTCAGGAGTGGCACCAACTTGTCTACGTGAGTTAGCAATAGTGGGTTGGAAGTAATGGTGATCAAGCATCTCcccacagctgttgactgtggacCTCTGACTATCGCCAATGGAGCAGtagacacatcctctggaaccaccttcatgatgactgctacctacacctgtaacactggatacaacatTGTTGGTAGTGTGAGCAGAACTTGTGTAGCAAGTGGAACAAGTGGAGTTTGGAGTTCAACTGCACCAACTTGTGAAAGTATATGTTATGATATGTTGTGGCCTCCCATTATTTCCTAAATGCAGTCTTATTACGGTCAGTGAGCGTTGGTTAGATATGTTCCTCTGTTACAGTTGTCAACTGTGGTTACCTGGACGCCCCCTCTAATGGAGCtgtggacacatcctctggaagcACTTACCTCCAAAGAGCTACCTACACATGTAGCCCTGGATACACTCTGACTGGTGGAGATATGACCAGGACTTGTCAAGTTAATGGAATGTGGAGCTCTAGTGAACCTGCCTGTGAATGTGAGTGTGACCTACACAGCTTCAATACTACTCATTGCTCCCCTGCAGTCATTGTCCTGTCCATTGGAGGCACTGTCTACACTAACAACACAGCTCTGTCCTTCTCCCTCGTTGGAGAGGGCTCCTCTGCCCTCACCTGTCATACTGAACTATCCACCTGCTGCAGGGAACAAGACAACCCTAATGGAGGGGCTCTCGGAGGATGGAGAGGACCAGATGGGGTCAGTGTACCTTCAGAGGCTGCTATTGAAACTACCGCTGAGGGATTCTACGTCACCAGAGGCATCAGCACTATCAGCCTGAATCGCCGTTGCAGTGAAACGAATGCAGGTGTCTACTGCTGCACTATTCCCAGAGCTGATGGTGTCACTCAAACATTGTGTGTGAACGTGCAGGGTGAGTTGATATAAAATAATTGTGTTTATGTTTACTTTGACCGTGCAAACATTGAGAGTAGTTTATAATTAATCCTTTCAGTTCTGCCATCAGCaagtacatgcactgatggACATGCAGTTGCACTGGGAGTGTTGCTAGCTTTCTCTGTTGTTGGGAATATTGTGTTCATAGCTTTACTGATACTCATAGTTGGAAGAAAACTTATACCAGAAAGGTGAGTATATATGAATTATTTGCATTCGTTTGAGAATACCTCTACAGAAGTTATCATGAGACCTACAGGAAAAAACAACAGCCAGTTGTTTACAAAGCACCCAACCAGGTGGCCTGTTATGAAGATGTGAGCAAGCTGGGTGTGAGTGAGTGTCCAGCGTACGCACCCACTGAGTCAGGGGGTGGGCAGAGGAGAGAGGAAGATCGTATCTATGAcaattaacactataattaccATGTTTGTTTACGTGTCCTTTGTTTTGCTCAAAAACTGAATACTTTATTGAAAATGTTGATACTTAATCATCAAGAATGATTGAGTGGGTGTCAGCTCCTCTATTAGAGTGTGAATGGGGGCGTTTCTTTTGCTTATATATTTATATGCAGTcgtgcatgtatattgtatCTTCTAGTTAGTGTACTGGACTGCATAGAGAGAATGGCTACTGTAACTCTATTTCTCTGCTGTCTGCTGGGAAGTGTTTCTCTTGTGTATGGACAAACTTTGTGTgagttgatataattatgcagtgcaGTGGCTTACCTTCCCCtagctatagtctatataCCATTGTTTCTTGCTCAATATTAATGCACTGCATGAGGGTAGTAGCTAAACACAGTGTACATGCCGGTTCTATGCTTGAGAATATCATAGACATGCatcttataataatattatgagcTGTTGTCAATttgtgctaataattatgcatgcatgtttgacATATCCAGCAGCACCCAATGAGCATAGCTATGTCCAATACTAACCCTCACCCCCACAGCTCCCTGCCCCACATTGAGTCCACTGTCTAATGGAAGGGTCTCATACGATGCAGTCGCCAacatggccacctacacctgtgacactgggtacaccatcagtggaaccatagatagaagagcaACTACTGCAATAACTTGTACCTGGTCTCCAACACCACCCACTTGTACAAGTAAGACCTGAATTTATATAGGTACACATGCATGGAAGTGCAAAGTCCTCGCTCAAAGTCCATTTACATGGCTAATGACGTCATTTATTTGTACGACTATCCTTTAATCTAATGATCGGCACTTAAGAAAGCTAGGTTGTTGTATTCAAAGATTGGTAGTAGTTAGTGTGCGTTCATTTTTCCCAACACAGTCTTCACCTGCCCTGTCCTAACTCCCCCTACCAATGGAGGCGTAGCCACCCCTAACCTCAACTACCAAGGCATTGCTACATACAGCTGTGAACCTGGCTACGTCCTCACTGGTACTGCTGCTAGACAATGTCTTGCTACTGGTGAATGGTCAGGAGTGGCACCAACTTGTTCACGTGAGTTAGCAATGGTGGGTTGGAAGTAATGGTGATCAAGCATTTCcccacagctgttgactgtggttccctggacgccccctccaatggaacagtggacacatcctctggaaccaccttcatgatgactgctacctacacctgtgtcacTGGATACAACATTGTTGGTAGTGAAAGCAGAACTTGTGGAGCAAGTGGAACAAGTGGAGCAACTACACTAACTGATGGAGTTTGGAGTCCAGCTGCACCAGTTTGTGAAAGTATGTTATCCCAATGTCTGTGGCCTCCCATGATTTTCTTATTACTGAACCCTCTGTCATTGAGCGTTGGTTTATGTTAATTGATCTGTTACAGTTGTCAACTGTGGAGCACTTGCCAACccctccaatggagcagtggacacattCTCTGGAACCACTTACCTCCAAagagctacctacacctgcgacactggatacactctcattGGAGGCAACACTCGAACTTGTGGGGCTAATGGAATGTGGAGCTCTAGTGAACCTGCCTGTGAATGTGAGTGTGACCTACAGCTTCAATACTACTCATTGCTCCCCTGCAGTCATTGTCCTGTCCATTGGAGGCACTGTCTACAACACTAACAACACAGCTCTGTCCTTCTCCCTCATTGGAGAGGGCTCCTCTGCCCTCACCTGTCACACTTAGCTATCCACCTGCTGCAGGGAACAAGACAACCTCAATGGAGGGGCTCTCGGAGGGTGGAGAGGACCAGATGGGGTCAGTGTACCTTCAGAGGCTGACTTTGGAGCAACAGCTGAGGGATTCTACGTCACCAGAAATGTCAGCACTATCAGCTTGAATCGAAGAGGCAGTATTACGTTGTCAGGAGGTGTCTACTGCTGCACTATTCCCAGAGCTGGTGGTGCCAATCAAATATTCTGTG comes from the Halichondria panicea chromosome 4, odHalPani1.1, whole genome shotgun sequence genome and includes:
- the LOC135334904 gene encoding sushi, von Willebrand factor type A, EGF and pentraxin domain-containing protein 1-like, with amino-acid sequence MEVVRRCVTFTPCPTLSPLSDGMISYNPANSMATYTCDTGYTISGATPITCMSDGTSAGTWSPTPPTCTIVTCPVLTSPTNGALSTTSRDYLTIAAYSCDTGYILTGNSGSTARQCFVTGQWSGVAPTCLPVDCGPLTIANGAVDTSSGTTFMMTATYTCNTGYNIVGSVSRTCVASGTSGVWSSTAPTCEIVNCGYLDAPSNGAVDTSSGSTYLQRATYTCSPGYTLTGGDMTRTCQVNGMWSSSEPACEFIVLSIGGTVYTNNTALSFSLVGEGSSALTCHTELSTCCREQDNPNGGALGGWRGPDGVSVPSEAAIETTAEGFYVTRGISTISLNRRCSETNAGVYCCTIPRADGVTQTLCVNVQVLPSASTCTDGHAVALGVLLAFSVVGNIVFIALLILIVGRKLIPERSYHETYRKKQQPVVYKAPNQVACYEDVSKLGVSECPAYAPTESGGGQRREEDRIYDN
- the LOC135334890 gene encoding sushi, von Willebrand factor type A, EGF and pentraxin domain-containing protein 1-like encodes the protein MATVTLFLCSLLGSVSLVYGQTSNLIRLASPTEPSGTDHTGEIISFSDVGSGVGTNPRAWYCYTDPAGVVWQGPGGSTLPIVLGRAAVDDELFISGINIPGAVVLHRGPMHFSPDGEYCCVRSAQDPAQRRCVTFTPCPTLSPLSNGRISYNATTNMATYTCDTGYTISGATPITCMSDGTSAGTWSPSPPAVTCTIVTCPVLTSPTNGALSTTSRDYLTVVTYSCDTGYVLTGNSGSARTCQATGQWSGVAPTFTCPPVDCGSLATLFNGVVDTSSGTTFMMTATYTCNTGYNIVGSESRTCGASGTSGATTPSDGVWSPAAPVFCEIVNCGSLDDPSNGAVDTSSGTAFLQRATYTCNPGYTLTGGDMTRTCQVNGMWSSSEPACEFIVLSIGGTVYNTNNTALSFSLIGEGSSALTCHTELSTCCREQDNPNGGTLGGWRGPDGVSLPSEADFGATAEGGFYVTRGVSTISLNRRGTVTFAGGLYCCTIPRASGANQTFCVDVQVPISATEPASTYTDGPTVALGVLLAFSFVGNIVFIALLIVGRKRTQTRSELSDHETYRKEQQQPVYEAPDQVAFYEDVSKLSVSGPPTAIELSECPAYASTESGGGQRREEHCVYDN